In Gossypium arboreum isolate Shixiya-1 chromosome 5, ASM2569848v2, whole genome shotgun sequence, a single genomic region encodes these proteins:
- the LOC108452271 gene encoding auxin-responsive protein SAUR71-like, with amino-acid sequence MKRFIRRLSRVADASSHYCLLRSDSTARHRTTSTLRPEPFRVAVSLLKKQARRSVPEGHVPIYVGEEMELFFVNAELLNHPVFTALLNKSAQEYGYEQKGVLHIPCHVLVFERVMEALRLGVDSRDLKDLLALFSDDCFLGY; translated from the coding sequence ATGAAGCGATTCATCCGCCGTCTCTCCCGCGTCGCTGACGCTTCCTCCCATTACTGCCTTCTCCGTTCCGACTCCACCGCTCGACATCGCACTACCTCCACCCTCCGACCCGAACCGTTCCGCGTCGCCGTCTCTTTGTTGAAAAAGCAAGCACGCCGGTCGGTCCCCGAGGGTCACGTGCCCATTTACGTAGGGGAAGAGATGGAGCTGTTCTTTGTGAACGCCGAGTTGCTGAACCACCCGGTTTTCACTGCATTGCTTAACAAGTCGGCTCAGGAGTATGGGTACGAGCAAAAAGGGGTGCTTCATATACCGTGTCACGTACTGGTTTTTGAGCGCGTTATGGAAGCCTTGAGACTCGGGGTTGATTCACGTGACCTCAAGGATCTCCTTGCTTTGTTCTCCGACGACTGTTTTTTGGGTTACTAG